The Streptomyces griseiscabiei genomic sequence GTCAGCTCGGCCAGCAGCTCCGGTCCGCGCCCGCCACCGGCCGCCTCCTCGCCCGAGACGTGCACCGTCGCGGTGAGGTTGCCCGGCAGCCGGGACAGGACCGACTTGGCCTCGGCCTCGTCCGCGTAGCGCGCCACGACCGTGAGCGGCCCGAAGCACTCCTCCAGGAGCAGGTCGTGCGCGCCCTCGGCGGCCAGCTTCTCCGCGGGGACGGTCAGGAACCCGGGGCTGACGGTGTGCTCGCCGCCCGCGCCCGCGGTCACCGGCGACTCGACGTCCGGCAGCTCCGCGCGCTCGGCGACACCGGCAAGGAAGTTGTCGCGCATCCGGTGGTCCAGCAGGACACCGGCGTCGACGTCGCTGACGGCGTCGGTGAGCGACTTGAGCAGACGGTCACCGGCGTCACCGGCGGGCGCCAGCACCAGGCCCGGCTTCACACAGAACTGGCCGACACCGAGGGTCATCGACCCGGCGAGGCCGGTGCCGATGGCCTCCGCGCGCTCGGCGGCGGCGGCCTCGGTGATCAGGACGGGGTTCAGGGAGCCCAGCTCGCCGTGGAACGGGATCGGCACGGGCCGCGCCGCCGCCGCGTCGAAGAGGGCACGGCCGCCGCGTACCGAGCCGGTGAAGCCGGCGGCGGTGACGAGGGGGTGCTTGACCAGTTCGACGCCCGCCTCGAAGCCGTGGACGAGGCCGAGGACGCCCTCGGGGATGCCGTGCTCGGCGGCGGCCCGGCGCAGCACGATCGCGACGAGCTCGGACAGCGCCGGGTGGTCGGGGTGGGCCTTGACGACGACCGGGCAGCCGGCGGCCAGCGCGCTCGCCGTGTCGCCGCCGGGGACGGAGAAGGCGAAGGGGAAGTTGGAGGCCGAGTAGACGGCGACGACGCCCAGCGGCACCTTGTAGCGGCGCAGGTCCGGGATCGGCGGGGTGGCGGTGTCGTCGGGGTGGTTGATCACCACGTCGAGGAACGCGCCCTCGTCCACGATGTCGGCGAAGGCCCGCAGCTGGAAGCAGGTGCGGGCGAGCTCGCCGGTGAGCCGGACCGGGCCGAGCGCGGTCTCGGCGTCGGCGACCTCGACGAGCTGGTCCTTGGCCGCCTGGAGCTGGTCGGCTGCCGTGCGCAGGAAGGCCGCGCGGACCGTGCGGTCGGCCAGCGAGCCGCGGGCGGCGTGCGCCGCGCGGACGGCGGCGTCCACCTCCTGCGCTGTGGCCTCCACCGCAACCTGCTCGCGCTGCTTCCCGGTACGGGGGTCGACACTCCAGACTGGTGCTGCTGCCACCGCAGGTCCCTCCACATTTTCCTGGTGCCGTTCACCAGGGTATTTCTGGGTTGTTCATGGTCATTCACCGAGGTCGTTCGATATGCTGAACGCTGTCTCCGATGATGAATATGCTGTCGGAGACTATTTCCCGTCGAACGAAGGGGTCAAGGGCGATGTCGGCAGTCGAGACGGGCGGCGGAGCACAGGTCAAGTCGGCGGTGAGGACCGTCGAGCTGCTCGAATACTTCGCCGGACGCCCCGGTATGCACTCCCTGGCGGCCGTGCAGGAAGCCGTCGGTTACCCCAAGTCCAGCCTGTACATGTTGCTCCGCACGCTCGTGGAGCTGGGCTGGGTGGAGACGGACGCGACGGGCACGCGGTACGGCATCGGCGTCCGGGCCCTGCTCGTGGGCACCTCGTACATCGACGGTGACGAGGTGGTGGCGCTGGCCCGGCCGACGCTGGACCGGCTGTCGGACGACACCACGGAGACGATCCACCTGGCCCGCCTCGACGGCACGAACGTCGTCTATCTGGCCACCCGGCAGTCGCAGCACTATCTGCGTCCCTTCACCCGGGTCGGCCGCCGGCTGCCCGCGCACTCCACCTCACTGGGCAAGGCGCTGCTGGCCACCCACACCGACGAGCAGGTCCGCAAGATGCTCCCGGAGACCCTGCCGGCGCTGACCGAGCACACGATCACGGACCGGGAGCGGCTGATCGAGGAGCTGCGGCAGATCCGCGATCAGGGGTTCTCCGTGGACCGCGAGGAGAACACCCTCGGGCTGCGCTGCTTCGGGGTGGCGATCCCGTACCGCACCCCGGCGCGCGACGCGATCAGCTGCTCGGTCCCGGTGGCCCGGCTGACCCCGGCGCACGAACAGCTGGTCAAGGACGCCCTCTTCGACGCACGCGACCGGCTGACGCTGGCGACACGGCGGCTCTGAGCCGCCGCTCGCCCCCCGAAGGGGCCCGATGGCAACCCCCGCTTCATGAAGACCCCATGAGAAAGCCGGACGAAGGGAACGGTTGATCGCGTCCCGCTCGTCTTTCCGGGTGCGATGAACAAGACGATCAGGCGCTCCGCCGTCTTCTCCCTGCTGCTCGTGCTCGCCCTGCTGGTCAGGGCGACCTGGGTGCAGTTCTACGAGGGCACGGCGCTCGCGGACGACCAGGACAACCGGCGCAACGCGATCAAGACGTACGCGGACCCGCTGGGGAACATCGTCGTGGCCGGCGAGTCGATCACCGGCTCGGCCCGGACCAAGGGCGGCGACCTCGCGTACAAGCGCACCTACAAGGACGGCGAGCTGTACGCGGCGGTCACCGGCTACGCCTCGCAGGCGTACGCGCCGACGCAGTTGGAGGGCATCTACCAGAGTCTGCTGGACGGCACCGACCTGCGGCTGAGGACCGTGATGGACACGGTCACCGGGCAGCGGGCCGACCCGGGCAATGTGCTCACCACGATCGATCCGGCCGTGCAGAAGGCGGCGTACGACGCGCTCGGCGACAACAAGGGCGCGGCCGTCGCGATCGACCCGGCGACCGGGAGGATCCTCGCGGTGGTGTCGACCCCGTCGTACGACCCGTCCTCGCTGACCGACGCCAACACCGCGGGTGCGGCGTGGAAGAGGCTCAACGCGGACGAGGACAAGCCGCTGACCAACCGGGCGCTGCGCCAGCCGCTGCCGCCGGGGTCGACGTTCAAGCTGGTGGTGGCCGCCGCCGCGCTGGAGGACGGGCTGTACGAGTCGGTGGACGACAGGACGGTCAGCCCGGACCCGTACACGCTGCCGGGGACCGAGACGGAGCTGTCCAACGAGAACCCGAGCGCGCCCTGCGAGAACGCCACGATCCGTACGGCGCTGCAGTACTCGTGCAACAACGTGTTCGCGAAGATGGCCTTCGACCTCGGGCAGGACAAGGTGCGGGCCATGGCGGAGAAGTTCGGGTTCAACGACAAGGCGCAGGACGTGCCGGTGCGGGCGTACGAGAGCGTCTACCCCTCGGACATGGACGAGTCCTCCACGGCCCTGACGGGTATCGGCCAGTACGACGTCACCGCGACGCCGCTGCAGATGGCGATGGTGTCGGCGGCGATCGCGGGCGGCGGCAAGCTGGTCTCGCCGCACATGGTGGCGCAGGTCACCAACGGCGGTGGTGACGTCCTGGAGGACTACGACTCCGAGGCGGACACGACGGAGATCATGAGTTCCGGCACCGCCGAGCAGTTGCAGTCGGCGATGCGGACGGTCGTCGAGGACGGCACGGGCACCAACGCGCGGATCAGCGGGGCGATCGTGGGCGGCAAGACCGGTACGGCCCAGCACGGCGAGAACAACAGCAAGACGCCGTACGCCTGGTTCACGTCGTACGGGAAGGCCGACGGCAAGGAGGTCGCCGTGGCGGTCGTCGTGGAGCAGTCGAACGCGGCGCGCTCGGAGGTCAGCGGCAACGGTCTGGCCGCGCCGGTCGCGAAGGCTGTGATGGAGGCGGCGTTGAAGGGGTGACCCCAAGCCGCACAGAAGCCATCTGAAGCGAGGGGCCGCCCCACTCCCCCCGGGGGCGGCCCCTCATATCTCTGCTGCTGTCGCCTACTTCGCCTACTTCACCCCGAACAGCTGCTGGACCGGGTTGATCGCGAAGTAGACCAGGAACAGCGCCGAGGTGCCCCACAGCAGCCAGTGGATCTCCTTGGCCTTGCCGAGGACCGTCTTGATGAGGACGAAGGCGAGGAAGCCGGCGCCGATGCCGTTGGTGATGGAGTAGGTGAACGGCATGACGGCGATGGTGAGGAACGCCGGGATGGCGATGTCGTACCGGTCCCAGTCGATGTTCTTGACCTGGGTCATCATCAGGAAGCCGACGGCGACGAGCGCGGGCGCGGCGGCCTGCATGGGGACGATGGTCAGCAGCGGCGTGAGGAAGAGGGCGATCGCGAAGAGGCCGCCGGTGACCAGGTTGGAGAAGCCGGTGCGGGCGCCCTCGCCGACACCGGCCGCGGACTCGATGTAGGAGGTCGCGGAGGACGAGGAGGCCGCGCCGCCCGCGACGGCCGCGGCGCCGTCGATGAGCAGGACCCGGCCGAGGTTCGGGACCTTGCCCTCCTCGTCGAGCAGACCCGCCTCGGCGGTGATGCCGACGACCGTGCCCATGGTGTCGAAGAAGTCCGACAGCAGCAGCGTGAAGATCAGCAGGACGACCGTGATGACGGTGGTCTCGCCGAACGAGCCGAACAGGCTGAAGTCGCCGATGAGTCCGAACTCGGGGGCGGCCACGATGTCGTCGGGGACCTTCGGGGTGGTCAGGCCCCAGCTCTTGATGTCGGCCACCGAGTTGATCACGATCGCGACGACCGTCATCGTCAGGATGCTGATGAGGATCGCGCCCTTCACCTTGCGGGCGAGCAGACCGATGGTCAGCAGGACACCGAGGCAGAAGACCAGGATCGGCCAGCCGGACAGCGAACCGGTCGCGCCGAGCTGCACCGGGACCGTGGTGTTCGCGATGTCCGGTATACGGCTGACGAACCCGGCGTCGACGAAGCCGATGAAGGCGATGAACAGGCCGATGCCGACACTGATCGCCTGCTTCAGCGGCTGCGGGATGGCGTGCATGACGGCCTCGCGCAGACCGGTGACGACCAGGACGCAGATCAGCAGGCCTTCGAGGACGACGAGGCCCATCGCGTCGGCCCAGCTCATCAGCGGGGCTATCTGGAAGGCGACGACCGCGTTGAGGCCGAGACCGGCGGCCAGCGCGAGAGGAAGGTTTCCTCCGACGCCCATGATGAGCGTCATCACCGCGGCCACCAGGGCGGTGGCGGTGACGAGTTCGGCGCCGTCGAGGGTGTGACCGTACTTGTCCTTGGCGCTGCCCAGGATGATGGGATTCAGGACAAGGATGTACGCCATCGTGAAGAACGTGGCGAAGCCGCCGCGGATCTCACGGGCGAAGGTGGACCCCCGGGCGCTGATCTTGAAGAAGCGATCGACGCTGTTCGCCCCGGGTGGTTCGGCCTCGGACCGGTCGGCCACCTTCTGTGCCTCGGACATGAACGGTGCTCCTAGTGACATGCGTGGACTACGCGCGGATGCTTGCGGATGCTGGCTGGATTGTTCCCCCGTTGAACCTGATTCAGGTTTTCCCCGTGTTACGGAATCGGAATTCTCCCTGCAAGACGGCGTTCGAAGCCGCGTACGAACGCCTTTCACGATCACTGCTACTCTTCCGGATCTCGTCGGGGGTCGACCCCGGACGATCACCTGTCATCCACATGACACGCACAGGCGGCCGGCTCGGCCGCCGCGGCCGCAGCGAGAAGAGAGGTCCCCGTGGGCACTGTCGTCGACGACGCAGCCTCCGTGGAGTTCCACGCCTTCTTCGAACGGCACTATGCCGAACTGTCGCGTCTGGCGCACCTGTTGACGGGCGAGGCGGACGCCGCCGACGACCTGGCCGCGGACGCGCTGCTCGCGCTGTGGCACCGCTGGGACCGGGTGCGCGCGGCGGACCACCCGGTGGCGTACGCCCGGGGCGTCGTCGCCAATCTGGCCCGTACCCGGATACGCAGCGCGGTCCGGGAGCGCCGCCGGATCACACTGTTCTGGTCGCAGCGCGAGGAGAAGACCGAGAATCCCGATGTGCCCGGTGTGGTCGACGTCCAGTCGGCGCTGCGCAGACTGCCGTTCCGCAAGCGGGCCTGTGTGGTGCTGCGGCACGCCTTCGACCTCTCGGAGAAGGACACGGCCCTCGCCCTCGGGGTCTCGGTCGGTACGGTGAAGAGCCAGACGTCCAAGGGCATGGCCGAGTTGCAGAAGCTGCTCGGCACCGAGGACGCGCCACGGCGTATGCACGCCGGCATCACGAGCGGGGGCGTGAGGGGCGCGAGTGTGACCGGTGTGGGTGCGCCGGGCAGTGGAGGAAGGGACCGATGAGGGACGTGCACGAGGAGCTGCGCGCCCGGCTGCGCGAGTCCGCCGAGGCCCACGAGCCCGATCGCGCCCGCATCCTGGCCCGGATCGAGCGGGGCATGGCCGCCCCCGAGGAGCGCCGGAGCCGTAAGGCGACCCGGCCGCCGCTGTGGGGCTGGGTGCGGGTGGTCACCGCCACCGCCGGGGTCGCGGGGGTGCTCGCGGTCGGCGGGTACGCCGTCGCGTCCGCGGTGAAGGGCGAGGAGACGGCGCCCGCCGACCGCGGGACGGTCGCGGTCTCCCCGACACCGGTCGAGTCCCCGGCCGCGACGAGCCGGGCACCGGTCCACCCCGACCATCCGAGTCCGAGCACCGGCGCGAAGCAGGAGAAGAAGAAGCCCGGTTCGACGCCGTCGCCGACTCCGTCCGCCAAGGGCACGAAGGCGCCCGAGCCGCCCGCGTCGGGGAACGAGGAGGACGGCCCGCTCTGGTCGGACGGCTCGGTCGACCCGCACAGCAACGACTTCTGGGCGCAGAGCAATCTCACCCTCCGGGCGGACGAGCAACTCACCGAGCTGACCGTGCGGTTGAGGATCGCGCAGACCGGTGGGGTCACCTCGGCCGGTGCCTGGCGGTCGCTGCCGGAGCAGGACTTCGACCTCACCGTCGAGGCGAAGGACGGCTTCCTGGTCTACACCTGGGTGCTCAAGGACGGACGGACCGTCCCGGAGGGCGAGTTCGTGTTCGCCGGGCAGTACGCCCATGAGCGCGGCGGCAGGGACGCGGGCGACGACCGCTATGCGATGACCGCGCGGGCGGGCGGCGAGAGTCTCTCGGTGGCGGGCGACTTCGAGGGCCAGGACGACGACGGCTCCTCGGACAAGGGCGATTCGTAGAGAAATCCCGCGAGGGCGGCAACCCTTTCCCCGCCGGTGGCGACCAAGGGGCACGGGAGTCACCACCAGCGAGGAATCGGGGACATGACCGCACCCGCGGAACGTTCGCGGGCGGGCGTCCCCGGGTATCCATCAATGACCGGGTCTCGCCGGTCCCCGCGGCCCCGGGCATGGACCTGCTGGCCCGAGCCCCCCTCGGCCGGCAGCAGGTGCCGACCAGAGCCCCCCTCGGGGTCGGCACGAACAACGCCCCCCGCCGGTGACGACCGGCGGGGGGCGCCTTCTCGCCCTGCCCGTGGGTCAGTTCATGGTCGCGCCGACGGCCGCGGAGCCCGTCGTCAGGAACGTGGTGACCGGCAGCGAGCCGTTCGACCGGCGGGCGCCGTACGCCGTGGCCGCGTCCGTGGACCTGAAGGCCGGCGAAGTCACCCCGGCGTCCCAGTTGTTGGCGGCGGAGACGGTGGCGGAGCCCAGCTCGGCTTTTCCGGTCCCGTTGCCCACCGCCAGGTTCCGGGCCAGGCGGGCCCTGCCGGTGGCGAAGGAGAAGCCGTTCTCCCTGTTGGCGTACGCGGTGTTGCGGTTCAGCAGGATCGCGCCGGTGTTGGAGTTCTCGGTGAACCCGTGGAGCGTGTTGTCCCAGGCCGCGTTGTCGTGGACCCAGTGCGCGACCGAGGCGCCGCCCCCGCCCAGCTCGAAGCCGTTGCCGTCGCCCTCGAAGGCGGTGTCGTTCCAGCGGTTCCTGCCGTTGCCGAAGGCCCAGGAGTGGTCGACGGTGACCGGAGAGGAGAACTGCCAGAGGTCGAGCCCGTCGTCCGCGTTGTCGAACAGACGCGCGCCGGTGATCCTGTTGCCGCTGCCGGAGCCGAACTTCACGGCGATGCCGTCGGCGTTCTGACCGTGGTCCGCGGCGTCGTAGTTGCCGTGGCTGTCCAGGTTCCGCACCAGGTTGTCCGTCGTGCCGTCGCCGCGCAGGGTGAACCCGGAGTCGCCGTTGTCCCGGGTGACCAGGTTCTCGAAGACACCGCCGACCGAGGACGTGGCGACGAAGCCCTGGGCCGGGGAGTTCTGGAAGGTGAGGCCGGAGACGGTCCAGTGGTCGCCGTGGATCCCGGCGAGCCAGGACCCGGCGGGCAGCGCCGACCCGTCGATCCGCACCCTCTCCCCGGCGTACGCGGTGAGCGTGATCCGGGCCGAGGCGGTGCCGTCGGCCGTGGACCTCAGGGTCTTCGTCGGCCGGTAGGTGCCGCCACGCACCTGGACGGTCGTACCGGCGACGGCGTGCGCGACGGCCGACTCCAGCGCGGCGGTGGTGGAGACGGTGACCGTGGTGCCGGCGGCCCGGGCCCCGTCGTGCGCGAGGCCGAGACACACGCCGCCCGCTCCCGCGGCGAGCGACACGGCGGCGGCGATCGACAGGGTGCGGGTTCTTCGGTGGCGCCCGCTGCTGCTCTGACGCACAGGGGTTCCTTTCTCGGGGGCGGGTCTCACGGGAGACGAGAGCGAAGCCGGCCGGAGGGGCCGCCCCGGCCCGCTTCTGATCACTGGTCGCCACCCACCGGGAAAGGGTTGCCGCGTCCCAGGCCCTGGCGAAAACGCCCGAAAGTTTCGCTCGGAGTCTTCACACGCACACCGATTGACGCTCCGAACCCCACTGATGAGACTCCGAGAGCGACTTGACGAACAGAATCCATCAGACCCCCACAGGATGTGTCATGAGCCGTACCGCCCGCTCGATCCTGCTCCCCCTCCTGGCGCTCCTCCTCGGCCTGCTCGCCGCCCCACCGACCCCGGCGCAGACCGCTCAGTCCGCCCATCAGCCCAAGCCGAAGTACGCGGGTTATCTCTTCGCCTACTTCACCGGTGAGGGCACCGCCGACGGCGAGCAGATCCGCTACGCGCTCAGCGAGGGCAACGACGCGCTGCGCTGGCGTGAGCTGAACGCGGGCAAGCCGGTGCTCACCTCCACCATCGGCGAGAAGGGCCTGCGCGACCCGTTCGTGATCCGCTCCCCCAAGGGCGACCGGTTCTACATGATCGCGACGGATCTGCGTATGTACCAAAGCAGCAGCGGCAGTTGGGACCAGGTCCAGCGCCACGGCAGCAAGTCGATCATGGTCTGGGAGTCCAGGGACCTGGTCCACTGGACCGACCAGCGGCTGGTGAAGGTGTCCCCGGACAACGCGGGCAACACCTGGGCGCCCGAGGCCTACTGGGACAGCCGGCTCGGCAGGTTCGTCGTCTTCTGGGCGTCGAAGCTCTACGCCGACGACGACCCGGAGCACACCGGCTCGACGTACAACAAGATGATGTACGCGACGACCAAGGACTTCCGCACGTTCAGCGCGCCGAAGGTGTGGAACGACCCCGGCTACTCGGTCATCGACTCGACCGTCGTCGAGCACCGGGGCACGTACTACCGCTACACCAAGGACGAACGCGACCCGAACTCCTCCAGCCCGTGCGCGAAGTTCATCACCGGTGAGCGGTCGCGCACGCTCACGGACACCTCGTACGACTTCGTGTCGGACTGCATCGGCAGCGGGGCGATGAGCCGGGGCGAGGGCCCGACCGTGTTCAAGTCGAACACCGAGGAGAAGTGGTACCTCTTCATCGACGAGTACGGCGGCCGGGGCTACATCCCGTTCGAGACGACCGACCTCGCCTCGGGCCGGTGGACACCGTCCGAGGGCTACGCGCTGCCCACCAGCCCGAGGCACGGCACGGTCATGCCGGTGACGAAGAAGGAGTACGGCCGCCTGCTGGCCGCGTTCTCCTAGTCCGCTCAGTCCATCGTCGCGCCGATCGTCGTGCTGCCCGTGGTCAGGAAGGTGGTCGCGGGCAGTGTGCCGCTCGACGAACGGGCGTTGAACGTCGTCGAGGCGTTGGTGGAGCGGAAGGCCGGCGTCGCGACGCCGGAGTCCCAGTTGTTGCCGGAGGAGACGACCGACGAGCCCTTGTTGACCGCGCCGCCGCCGTTGCTCACCGCCAGGTTCCTGCCGAGGCGGGCCGCGCCGGTGGCGAAGTAGTAGCCCCACTTGGCGTTGGCGTAGGCGGTGGTGCGGTTGAGGACGATGGCGCCCTTGTTGCTGTTCTCGGTGAAGCCGTTGCCCGCGTTGTCCCAGGCGGCGGAGTTGTTGATGACATGGGCGACGGTCTCGCCGTCGCCGCCCAGCTTGTAGCCGTTGCCGTCGCCCGCGAACGCGGAGTCCGACCAGCGGTTCCTTCCGTTGCCCATCGCCCAGGTGTGCTCGACGGTGACGGGCGAGGAGAAGGACCAGAAGTCCAGACCGTCGTCCGAGTTGTTGTACAGGCGGGCCCCAGTGATGAGGTTGCCGCTGCCCGAGCCGAACTTCACGGCGATGCCGTCGGCGTTCTCGCCGTGGTTGGCCCGGTCGTAGTGGCCGTAGGAGTCGATGTTGCGGACCAGGTTGTTGGTGGTGCTGTCGCCGGTGAGCGTGAAACCGGAGTCGCCGCCGTTGATGGTCCTGATGTTGTCCCAGACCGTGGAGGCGCAGGACTGGCAGACGACCGCGCTGTCCGGGGAGTTCTGGAAGGTGATCCCGGAGACGGTCCAGTAGTCGGCGGTCAGCTTGAAGATCCAGTCGCCGTCGGGGAGGTTCGAGCCGTCGATCTTCACGGTCTCCGAGCCGTACGGCTGGAGGTGTATCCGGCTGGAGGAGCTGCCGTTGGCCGTCGACTGGAGGGTCGCCGTCGGGTAGTAGGTGCCGCCGCGCACCTGGATGGTCGTACCGGCGGTGGCGTTCTTGATGGCGTTGGACAGGTCCGTGGAGTTGCTGACCACCACGGTGGCCGCGTGTGCCTGGGTGGGGAGGACGGCCAGACCGGTGCCGAACGCCAGGGCCGTGCTCAGGAGAAGGGCGGTGCGACGAGACGGAAGAGACATGGGGAGCGGTTCCTTTCCCGTGCGGGTGGGAGTCGGTTCACAGGACCGTGGCGAGCCAGTCGGCGGCCTCGTCCTGCATCGGCGCGGTGAACACATGGCCCAGCTCGGGCCAGGTCCTCAGCCGCAGCCGCTCCTCGGCGTGACGCGAACGCCAGACGGCGCGCAGCTTGTCGTGGGCCACGCGGACGCCGTCGGCGGGGAACAGCGGATCGAGTCCGCCGTTCTGGAACAGCATCGGCTTGGGGGCGCCGATGCTCGCCACGTCGGGGAAGTCCAGGTACCGGGCGAGCCCGGGGTGGAGCATGTAGTAGGCGGACTGGCCGCGCAGGATGTTGTTGCCGGGGACCAGGACCTCCTTGAGTCCGGTCATCCAGCAGGCGCTGACCGCGGCGGCGATGTCGTCGCTGAGCGCGGCCGTCTGCCAGGCCCGGAACGCGCCCATCGAGAATCCGAGGGCCGCGACCCGGCGGCGGTCCACCCGGTCGAGCCCGGCCAGGAAGCCCACCGCTCGCACGTCCTCCCTGGCCATGAGCCCGGCGAGCGAGGAGCCCAGGTGGTAGAGGTTGCTCGCGAGGGCCTGCTGGTCCTCGTACGTCACCGGGCCCCGGTCGCCCCAGCCGAGCGCGTCCACGGCGAGGACGACATGGCCGCGCCGGGCCAGTTCGTCACCGACGAACCGCCCGCTGAAGTACCGGTCCGCCCAGGCCTGCGCGGAGGGCAGCCGGCTCTCGTCGAACCAGGGCCTGACCAGCTTCTCCTTCCCGATGTCGAACCTGGCGCCGTGGTCGTGCAGCAGGAGCACGGCCGGGAACGGTCCGTCGCCGTGCGGGGTGAGCAGGGCGGCCCTCACCCGGCCGTACCGGGTGAGGGAGAAGGTGACCAACTCGCGGGTGCAGCCCTCGCCTTCGGCGCGCGCACCACCGAACTCGGGGTCGTACGGGGTGTCGTCCCGGCCGGCGATCAGATGCTCCTCGACCTTCGCCCTCGCCGCCCGCCGCCAGGCGCGGAAGTCCCGGACGGGCGAGGTGCCCCAGGCGAGCGGGAAGCGCAGCTCGTCCTTGAGGAGGGGGTGGAAGTCGGGGAGGGCGGCGGTCGGGGTCAGGGGTGCCGCCCCGGCCCCGGCTCCCGGGGGTGCCGCCCCGGCGGCGGAGCCGGGGGCGGCGGCGAAGAGGGCCGCCCCTGCTCCCGCCACGAAGGCCCGCCGCCCCACCGGATCACCGGCGGTCATAGGGCCTCCAGTCCCCGAGGTACGTCCGCCGCGTGTGCTCCCGCGCTTCGGCGGAGGTCAGCCGGGGCCGGTTCTCGGGCACCGGGACCACCGCGCCAGGACCGGAGTTGGCGTACTCGCGGAAGCGCATGGTCTGCCACGGGTAGGCCTCGCGCATGTTGGTGTAGGGCGCGACCGCGTCGATCCCGGGCCCGATCCAGGTGTCCCGCACGACCAGCGCGGGCCAGGCGGTCGTCTCGTACGACGGCACCCAGGGCCGGGCGAGCTTGTACGCGGCGTCCTCGGCGCCGGAGGTGATCCGGCCGCGCAGGGCGAGGAAGCCGTAGGGGTTGGCGCGGGCGGTGGCGGGGGCGAAGACCATGCCCTTGGGGGTGAAGGACACGTCCCGCTGGAGGGTGCGGAAGTGGCACGTGTCGAAGACGGCCCGGGCCCGCCCGAACACGAAGTCCACGTCGCCCTCGATGTGGCAGTGCCGGTAGTACTGCCGGTCGAAGGCGTCGAGCGCGGTGGTGTCCGCGAACAGGGTGTCCTGGTGGGCGAGGAACCGGACGTTCTCGAAGTGCGACCGGTCCCCCGTGACGTACGCGGCGACCGCCTGCGTCCCCGTCCAGTCCGGGTGGTCCGCGCGCAGCCAGTCGTTGGCGAGGGTCAGATCGCGTACGGTCAGGCCGGGCGCCGCCGAGGTGAAGGTGGCGGAGCCCGCGGTGCCGTAGGTGCCGCCCTCGGGCCGCGGGGTGCCGTTGGCCCGGTCGAAGACGAGGACGGCGGCACGGGGGT encodes the following:
- a CDS encoding right-handed parallel beta-helix repeat-containing protein — protein: MSLPSRRTALLLSTALAFGTGLAVLPTQAHAATVVVSNSTDLSNAIKNATAGTTIQVRGGTYYPTATLQSTANGSSSSRIHLQPYGSETVKIDGSNLPDGDWIFKLTADYWTVSGITFQNSPDSAVVCQSCASTVWDNIRTINGGDSGFTLTGDSTTNNLVRNIDSYGHYDRANHGENADGIAVKFGSGSGNLITGARLYNNSDDGLDFWSFSSPVTVEHTWAMGNGRNRWSDSAFAGDGNGYKLGGDGETVAHVINNSAAWDNAGNGFTENSNKGAIVLNRTTAYANAKWGYYFATGAARLGRNLAVSNGGGAVNKGSSVVSSGNNWDSGVATPAFRSTNASTTFNARSSSGTLPATTFLTTGSTTIGATMD
- a CDS encoding dienelactone hydrolase family protein produces the protein MTAGDPVGRRAFVAGAGAALFAAAPGSAAGAAPPGAGAGAAPLTPTAALPDFHPLLKDELRFPLAWGTSPVRDFRAWRRAARAKVEEHLIAGRDDTPYDPEFGGARAEGEGCTRELVTFSLTRYGRVRAALLTPHGDGPFPAVLLLHDHGARFDIGKEKLVRPWFDESRLPSAQAWADRYFSGRFVGDELARRGHVVLAVDALGWGDRGPVTYEDQQALASNLYHLGSSLAGLMAREDVRAVGFLAGLDRVDRRRVAALGFSMGAFRAWQTAALSDDIAAAVSACWMTGLKEVLVPGNNILRGQSAYYMLHPGLARYLDFPDVASIGAPKPMLFQNGGLDPLFPADGVRVAHDKLRAVWRSRHAEERLRLRTWPELGHVFTAPMQDEAADWLATVL
- a CDS encoding pectinesterase family protein, encoding MRRRTLLGSIAGGLVAVGAAPALAHGGRRVLHVRPGGSVQAAVDAVTGPGWTIVVHPGTYREVVNIPAGKGELTLRGASRDPRAAVLVFDRANGTPRPEGGTYGTAGSATFTSAAPGLTVRDLTLANDWLRADHPDWTGTQAVAAYVTGDRSHFENVRFLAHQDTLFADTTALDAFDRQYYRHCHIEGDVDFVFGRARAVFDTCHFRTLQRDVSFTPKGMVFAPATARANPYGFLALRGRITSGAEDAAYKLARPWVPSYETTAWPALVVRDTWIGPGIDAVAPYTNMREAYPWQTMRFREYANSGPGAVVPVPENRPRLTSAEAREHTRRTYLGDWRPYDRR